In Candidatus Cloacimonadota bacterium, the following are encoded in one genomic region:
- a CDS encoding DUF2628 domain-containing protein: protein MVNRHNLKSEGWNWLAFIFGPLWYLAHGLILKGIIMILITIATFGFGFPIIWIYCGIRANSDYFEKQLKTHSKYSPNKIEES from the coding sequence ATGGTAAATAGACATAATTTGAAGTCGGAAGGTTGGAATTGGTTAGCATTTATTTTTGGTCCATTATGGTATCTAGCCCATGGTTTAATCTTAAAGGGAATAATAATGATCTTGATTACAATAGCTACTTTTGGTTTTGGCTTTCCAATAATATGGATCTATTGTGGTATACGTGCTAATTCAGATTACTTTGAGAAACAGTTAAAAACACATTCAAAATACTCACCAAACAAGATTGAGGAGTCATAG
- a CDS encoding nucleotidyltransferase domain-containing protein → MRDMILRKIEKLEHEKQIRILYAVESGSRAWGFASQDSDWDVRFIYIHHPDWYLQIEKVKDNMGEITPDNIDITGWELRKAFQLLVKSNTPFLEWLRSPIVYRQHSSVVDRIRELIPFYFDRRTCMNHYYNIAANSFAQYLSNGNMKL, encoded by the coding sequence TTGCGAGACATGATACTAAGGAAGATTGAAAAGCTCGAGCATGAAAAGCAGATAAGAATTCTCTATGCTGTCGAGAGTGGCAGCAGAGCTTGGGGTTTTGCTTCCCAGGACAGTGACTGGGATGTAAGATTCATCTATATCCACCATCCGGATTGGTATCTTCAAATAGAAAAAGTAAAAGATAATATGGGTGAGATCACTCCGGATAATATAGACATTACCGGTTGGGAATTAAGAAAAGCTTTCCAGCTATTGGTCAAATCCAATACTCCCTTTTTAGAATGGCTGAGAAGTCCGATAGTATATCGTCAGCATAGTTCAGTAGTTGATAGAATAAGAGAACTAATACCGTTCTATTTTGATCGAAGGACTTGTATGAACCATTACTATAATATAGCAGCCAACAGTTTTGCACAATACCTGAGTAATGGTAATATGAAACTATAG
- the egtD gene encoding L-histidine N(alpha)-methyltransferase, whose amino-acid sequence MKQAYQKNKKIFMHPSTSSENFQTFEITNLLPEVGNDEFIKTILDGLLSPRKYISSIFFYDELGSKLFKEITNLPEYYIPKLEMQLIKETASNLQKSLKGVDIIEFGCGDCSKISIILDAISKEDLASIRYIPIDISRNSVVETANILSQRYANLRIHGILADFIQQLDLITYRERKIFCFFGSTIGNLYPDQRVEFCSKISNIMQNDDILLLGVDMVKDRKILNNAYNDSLKITERFNKNILNVINNLVGTTFNPNYFEHVAFFNEKDSRIEMHLKATENIETYSPYSNKVIRIKRGETIHTENSYKFTYDHIKHLSEYANLTIDQIFTDKDSWFSLVKFGKSS is encoded by the coding sequence ATGAAACAGGCATACCAAAAGAATAAAAAAATATTTATGCATCCCTCTACCAGTTCAGAAAACTTTCAAACTTTCGAAATAACTAACCTTTTACCGGAAGTCGGGAATGATGAATTTATTAAAACTATCTTAGATGGGCTTCTCTCTCCCAGGAAATATATTTCCAGTATATTTTTCTATGATGAACTGGGATCGAAATTATTCAAAGAGATAACAAATTTACCCGAATATTATATCCCAAAGCTGGAAATGCAGTTAATAAAAGAAACAGCGAGTAATTTACAAAAGTCATTGAAAGGTGTAGATATAATTGAGTTTGGTTGTGGTGATTGTTCAAAAATCTCAATCATATTGGATGCTATTTCAAAAGAAGATCTCGCTTCTATTCGCTATATTCCGATAGATATCAGCAGAAATTCTGTAGTTGAAACGGCTAATATTCTTTCTCAACGTTATGCTAATCTCAGAATTCATGGCATTCTGGCTGATTTTATCCAACAATTGGATTTGATAACGTATAGGGAAAGAAAGATATTTTGTTTCTTTGGTAGCACAATAGGAAATCTTTACCCAGATCAGAGAGTTGAATTTTGTTCTAAGATTAGTAATATAATGCAAAATGATGATATTCTATTGCTGGGTGTTGACATGGTTAAAGATAGAAAAATACTCAACAATGCGTACAACGATAGTCTTAAGATCACTGAGCGTTTTAACAAAAATATCCTCAACGTAATCAATAACCTTGTGGGGACTACTTTCAATCCAAATTATTTTGAACATGTTGCCTTCTTCAATGAAAAAGATTCTCGCATAGAAATGCATCTAAAAGCTACTGAGAATATCGAAACTTATTCCCCTTATTCAAACAAAGTAATTCGGATCAAGAGAGGAGAAACAATACATACGGAAAATTCCTATAAATTTACCTACGATCATATTAAACATCTGAGTGAGTATGCTAATCTTACTATCGATCAAATATTCACTGATAAAGATAGTTGGTTTTCTCTGGTTAAGTTTGGCAAAAGTAGTTAA
- a CDS encoding zinc ribbon domain-containing protein, with protein sequence MELFLMLLPTIVFSLVLGGILLAIVTIFRRQNQKRCYYCGELVQKVAKVCKYCGKDIGEKV encoded by the coding sequence ATGGAACTGTTTTTAATGTTATTACCGACTATTGTCTTTAGTCTGGTATTAGGTGGAATCCTTCTTGCGATTGTGACAATATTCCGGAGACAGAATCAAAAGAGGTGTTATTATTGTGGCGAGTTGGTGCAAAAGGTTGCAAAAGTTTGTAAGTATTGCGGTAAAGATATTGGAGAAAAAGTATGA
- a CDS encoding nucleotidyltransferase domain-containing protein, which produces MRPLLACSWLEEKNMPVPVEFKTLLQSQVKDRKIFDEISRLIEIKTAGNEQDLIKQNTLLHEYLIEKLEYYKERLRLLPDKKSPDPEPLNKLFREIIFELGNNI; this is translated from the coding sequence ATTCGACCCCTGCTTGCCTGTTCATGGCTTGAGGAAAAGAATATGCCTGTTCCGGTTGAGTTTAAAACCCTTCTGCAGAGTCAGGTAAAAGATAGAAAGATCTTCGATGAGATTTCCAGACTGATCGAAATAAAGACTGCCGGTAATGAACAGGATTTAATCAAGCAAAATACTCTTCTACATGAATATCTGATCGAGAAGTTGGAGTACTATAAGGAAAGGTTACGATTACTACCGGATAAAAAATCACCAGACCCAGAACCCTTAAATAAACTATTCAGGGAGATAATCTTTGAACTGGGCAATAATATATGA
- a CDS encoding SufE family protein encodes MKIKENQDIMIKEFTSLNGWLEKYEYLIDMGKKLPEMDKKHKTQENLVSGCQSQLWITAELVNDKLVIFADSDAMITKGIIAMVLSFINNHTPKEIYDSHFSFLDEMGLTTNLSPSRVNGLKSIIKRINELCLSYM; translated from the coding sequence ATGAAAATCAAAGAAAACCAAGATATCATGATCAAAGAATTCACCTCTCTCAATGGCTGGTTAGAGAAATACGAATATCTTATAGATATGGGAAAGAAACTTCCTGAGATGGATAAAAAACATAAAACTCAAGAAAATCTAGTCAGTGGTTGCCAATCTCAACTCTGGATTACTGCTGAATTAGTAAATGACAAGCTTGTTATTTTTGCTGACAGTGATGCAATGATAACAAAAGGCATTATTGCAATGGTACTAAGTTTTATAAATAATCATACCCCGAAAGAGATTTATGACTCACATTTTTCTTTTCTTGATGAAATGGGTTTAACAACCAATCTCTCCCCTTCCCGTGTCAACGGATTAAAATCCATAATTAAACGAATCAATGAACTCTGCTTATCCTATATGTAG
- a CDS encoding thiosulfate sulfurtransferase translates to MSEVREKYHLIETEELQGKLEDENLIILDVRSIDAYNGWKLQREIRGGHIKRAKSLPVKWTKYIDWIEVVRHKHIHPENEIVIYGYTQDDMLKVAEMFRATGYKKISLYYDFISEWVPKEKYPMEKLKRYRHLVPAEWVKSLTMGEPTSEYDNNQFVIVHAHYRNRNAYLSGHIRGAIDMDTLALEAPETWNRRTPEELRKALELHGITADTTVILYGKYMSPDNNDEFPGSAAGDIGAMRCALIMLYSGVKDVRILNGGFQSWIDAGFEISTIDEPKKPVISFGINIPAIPELIVDTAEAKEMLASPKSELVCVRSYPEYIGDVSGYNYIEAKGRIPGAIFANCGSDAYHMENYRNVDHTAREYHEIEAIWSKLGITSDKRLAFYCGTGWRGSEAFINAWLLGWQNIAVYDGGWFEWSKDKTNPYETGIPKE, encoded by the coding sequence ATGAGTGAAGTTAGGGAAAAATATCATCTGATCGAAACAGAAGAATTACAGGGAAAACTGGAAGATGAGAACCTGATAATTTTAGATGTACGTTCAATCGATGCCTATAATGGCTGGAAATTACAGAGGGAGATAAGGGGCGGACATATTAAAAGAGCTAAAAGTCTTCCGGTTAAATGGACAAAATATATTGATTGGATAGAAGTAGTTCGGCATAAACATATTCATCCTGAGAATGAGATTGTAATCTACGGCTATACTCAAGATGACATGCTAAAGGTTGCAGAAATGTTTAGGGCAACCGGATATAAAAAAATATCGTTGTACTATGATTTTATTTCTGAATGGGTGCCCAAAGAAAAGTATCCGATGGAAAAACTGAAACGTTATCGTCATTTAGTTCCAGCTGAATGGGTTAAAAGTTTAACAATGGGAGAACCAACATCAGAATATGATAATAATCAATTTGTGATCGTACATGCTCATTACCGTAATCGAAACGCTTATTTAAGTGGTCATATACGTGGTGCTATTGATATGGATACTTTAGCACTGGAGGCACCTGAAACATGGAACCGTCGTACTCCTGAAGAACTGAGAAAAGCTCTGGAATTACATGGAATAACTGCCGATACTACAGTTATTTTATATGGTAAGTATATGTCACCTGACAATAACGATGAATTTCCCGGCAGTGCAGCCGGAGATATTGGTGCTATGCGTTGTGCACTCATTATGTTATACTCTGGAGTTAAGGACGTTAGAATACTTAATGGGGGTTTTCAGTCTTGGATTGATGCCGGTTTTGAAATTTCAACAATAGATGAGCCCAAAAAACCTGTTATAAGTTTCGGTATCAATATTCCTGCTATACCCGAGTTAATAGTTGATACTGCTGAGGCAAAGGAAATGCTCGCTTCTCCAAAATCTGAACTGGTCTGTGTCAGAAGTTATCCGGAATACATTGGTGATGTGAGTGGTTATAACTATATAGAAGCCAAAGGTCGTATTCCCGGCGCAATTTTTGCAAATTGTGGAAGTGATGCCTATCACATGGAGAATTATCGGAATGTTGATCATACTGCTCGAGAGTATCATGAGATAGAAGCTATTTGGAGCAAGTTGGGTATAACTTCCGATAAACGATTAGCTTTCTATTGCGGAACCGGTTGGAGAGGAAGTGAAGCGTTTATCAACGCTTGGCTCCTGGGTTGGCAAAATATAGCAGTATATGACGGTGGTTGGTTTGAATGGAGTAAAGATAAAACAAATCCTTATGAAACAGGCATACCAAAAGAATAA
- a CDS encoding SufS family cysteine desulfurase — protein MDVDKIRDDFPILNSKVYGKPLVYLDNAATTQKPRCVIEKVRDFYYHSNSNIHRGVYYLSEIATEGYEEARVKVQKFINANTANEIVFTSGTTGAINLLADSFGRAFITKGDEIIITEMEHHSNIEPWRVLCKRNEASLKVIPFEDSGKLMIEKIPAMINERTKLIAVCHVSNVLGVINPVKRITQIAHREGIPVLIDGAQSAPHISVDVQDVDCDFFTFSGHKMYAETGIGVLYGKEKYLEKMPPYQTGGGMIQSMDNFKTTYEDLPLKFEAGTPNYVGAISLANAIDYMQSIGIANIFNHELDVINYALEKLKREEHLIIYGKISPHCGSVSFNIAGIHPQDVTSILDKFGIAVRSGYLCAQPTIDHFKIKSLIRLSVGIYNTRKEIDLFIEGVNKAKSLLL, from the coding sequence ATTGATGTTGATAAGATTCGGGATGATTTCCCCATATTAAATAGTAAAGTTTATGGGAAACCTCTCGTATATCTTGATAATGCAGCTACAACCCAAAAACCTCGCTGTGTAATAGAAAAAGTAAGAGACTTTTATTATCATTCAAATAGCAATATTCATCGAGGAGTTTATTATTTAAGTGAAATTGCTACTGAAGGGTATGAAGAAGCTCGTGTTAAAGTACAAAAATTTATCAATGCTAACACAGCAAACGAGATAGTATTTACCAGTGGGACAACCGGAGCCATTAACCTTTTAGCTGATTCATTTGGAAGAGCTTTCATTACTAAAGGTGATGAGATAATAATTACAGAGATGGAACATCATTCCAATATTGAACCCTGGAGAGTTCTATGCAAACGAAATGAAGCTTCTCTCAAAGTAATCCCCTTCGAAGATTCAGGTAAGCTAATGATTGAAAAAATCCCGGCTATGATTAATGAGAGAACAAAATTAATCGCTGTATGTCATGTATCTAATGTGCTGGGTGTTATAAATCCGGTAAAGAGAATAACTCAAATTGCTCACCGAGAAGGAATCCCCGTGCTAATAGATGGTGCTCAGTCAGCACCTCACATATCAGTAGATGTACAGGATGTTGACTGTGATTTTTTTACTTTCTCAGGGCATAAAATGTATGCAGAAACCGGTATTGGTGTCCTCTACGGTAAAGAAAAGTATTTGGAAAAGATGCCTCCCTATCAAACAGGTGGTGGAATGATTCAGAGCATGGATAATTTTAAGACTACTTATGAGGATTTACCCTTGAAATTTGAAGCTGGTACACCAAATTATGTTGGCGCAATAAGTCTTGCCAATGCGATTGATTATATGCAGAGTATTGGAATTGCTAATATCTTTAATCACGAGCTTGACGTTATTAATTACGCTTTAGAAAAACTTAAAAGAGAAGAACACTTAATCATTTATGGTAAAATATCCCCTCACTGTGGATCTGTTTCATTCAATATTGCAGGTATTCATCCTCAAGATGTAACCTCAATATTAGACAAGTTTGGTATTGCCGTACGTTCAGGTTATCTTTGTGCTCAACCAACAATTGATCATTTTAAGATTAAAAGTTTAATTCGTTTGAGTGTTGGCATTTATAATACTCGAAAAGAAATTGATCTCTTCATAGAGGGAGTTAATAAAGCAAAAAGTCTATTATTATAA
- a CDS encoding NAD(P)H-dependent oxidoreductase: MLNNSIKGIDYSYLRALYINCTLKPSPELSHTEGLMKKSMYIMEKLGIKVEYLRFIDFDIAPGVYPDMTEHGFEKDDWPIISEKVFASNILIVGTPIWLGDKSSVCTHLIERLYSESGKLNKQGQYKYYGKTGGCIITGNEDGAKHCAMNILYSLQHIGYTIPPQADAAWLGEIGPGPSYLDEDSGAQSNNFTNRNTTFMTWNLIHLAHMLEQSGGITAYGNQRSEWDAGERFGYPNPEYR, from the coding sequence ATGTTGAATAATTCAATCAAGGGAATAGATTATTCATATCTTCGAGCTCTATATATCAATTGCACTCTCAAACCATCTCCTGAACTATCGCATACTGAAGGTCTAATGAAGAAATCAATGTATATCATGGAAAAGCTGGGGATCAAAGTTGAATATCTTCGTTTTATTGATTTTGATATTGCTCCGGGAGTTTATCCGGATATGACAGAACACGGCTTTGAAAAAGATGATTGGCCTATTATCAGTGAAAAAGTATTTGCTTCCAATATTCTGATCGTAGGAACTCCCATTTGGTTAGGAGATAAGTCCTCAGTTTGTACACATCTAATAGAACGTCTTTATTCTGAATCTGGAAAATTGAACAAACAGGGGCAGTACAAATATTATGGTAAAACAGGGGGTTGTATTATTACAGGTAATGAAGATGGTGCAAAACACTGTGCCATGAATATTCTTTACTCATTGCAGCATATTGGTTACACAATACCGCCTCAAGCAGATGCGGCATGGTTAGGTGAAATTGGACCCGGTCCTTCATATCTTGATGAAGATTCTGGGGCACAAAGTAATAATTTTACCAACAGAAATACTACTTTTATGACCTGGAATCTTATACATCTGGCACATATGTTAGAGCAATCAGGTGGAATAACAGCTTATGGTAATCAAAGGTCTGAATGGGATGCAGGTGAAAGATTCGGTTATCCCAATCCGGAATATCGATAA
- a CDS encoding NAD(P)/FAD-dependent oxidoreductase, which yields MDEMIYDTIIVGGGIAGLTATAYLARRGQKVLLIEKNKELGGLVNTFEHNGFYFDAGVRALEDAGIIFPMLKELNIELEVVKSPVSLGIENEIMHIENIESLSQYSDLLKKFYPGSSAEIDSLVKMIRKIMKYMEVLYGVENPLFKDLKHDTSFLFKKLIPWLPRFLFTVRKINRMQISVEDYLESIITDHSLRDIISQHFFKNTPTFFALSYFSLYLDYFYPKGGVGKLSEALRDKITEFGGRITTGTIVKRVYPHEKRVADNKNISYRYSNLIWAADLKTLYSIVETDKLPPETIFRFEEQKFEILRSKSGESVFTLFIEVDEPLESFRRITNGHFFYTPSRKGLGETHRGNLDQILSNFAEISKKEILDWLNKFTSLNTYEISIPGLKDQELAPSGKTGLIISFLTEYDLFRKIEERGWLEEFTKEIEERVLKIFRESVFPMLKEKIISRFSFTPISIHDRIASSGGAIVGWRFGKELPVINKIQFAARSVVTPLPSIYKAGQWAYSPAGIPMSILTGKLAANKIIKAK from the coding sequence ATGGATGAAATGATTTACGATACCATAATCGTTGGAGGTGGAATTGCCGGCTTAACAGCCACCGCATACCTGGCACGCCGTGGTCAGAAGGTTCTTTTAATAGAAAAGAACAAAGAACTTGGTGGGTTAGTTAATACCTTTGAACACAATGGTTTTTATTTCGATGCCGGAGTCAGGGCTTTAGAAGACGCAGGGATAATCTTTCCGATGTTGAAAGAACTTAACATAGAACTTGAAGTAGTTAAAAGTCCTGTTTCTCTCGGTATTGAAAATGAAATCATGCATATCGAGAATATTGAGAGCCTTTCTCAATACAGTGATCTACTAAAGAAATTCTATCCTGGAAGCTCTGCTGAGATTGATTCGTTGGTGAAAATGATCAGAAAGATCATGAAGTACATGGAAGTGCTATATGGCGTTGAGAATCCACTTTTCAAGGATCTGAAGCACGACACATCATTCCTATTCAAGAAGCTTATCCCCTGGTTACCCCGCTTTTTGTTTACAGTCAGGAAGATAAACCGTATGCAGATTTCTGTTGAAGATTATCTGGAATCAATTATTACTGATCACTCACTGAGGGATATTATCTCACAACATTTCTTTAAGAATACACCAACCTTCTTTGCCCTGAGCTACTTTTCACTCTATCTCGACTACTTCTACCCCAAAGGGGGCGTCGGTAAGCTTTCGGAAGCGTTAAGGGATAAGATAACTGAGTTCGGAGGCAGGATCACAACCGGAACTATTGTAAAACGGGTCTATCCTCACGAAAAGAGAGTTGCAGATAACAAGAATATCAGCTACAGATACAGTAACCTGATCTGGGCAGCCGATCTTAAGACACTCTACAGCATAGTCGAAACGGATAAACTGCCACCTGAGACCATATTTAGGTTCGAAGAACAAAAGTTCGAAATCTTACGCAGTAAGAGTGGTGAATCGGTGTTTACGCTGTTTATCGAAGTTGATGAACCTCTTGAAAGTTTCCGGAGAATCACTAACGGTCACTTCTTCTATACTCCGTCGCGAAAGGGGTTAGGCGAAACCCACCGTGGAAATCTTGACCAAATCCTGAGTAACTTTGCCGAGATCAGCAAAAAGGAGATACTCGATTGGCTAAATAAGTTCACTTCTCTTAATACATACGAAATATCCATACCCGGTCTGAAAGACCAAGAACTTGCTCCTTCCGGTAAAACGGGACTGATCATCAGTTTCCTTACAGAATATGATTTATTCAGAAAGATAGAGGAGAGAGGCTGGCTTGAGGAATTTACCAAAGAGATCGAGGAGCGTGTCCTGAAGATCTTCCGGGAGTCGGTATTCCCGATGCTAAAGGAGAAGATAATATCCCGCTTCTCATTTACACCAATCAGCATCCATGACAGAATAGCCAGCTCCGGTGGGGCAATTGTGGGGTGGAGATTTGGTAAAGAGTTGCCTGTCATAAATAAGATCCAGTTTGCTGCCCGGTCAGTTGTAACACCTCTTCCGTCAATTTATAAAGCCGGTCAATGGGCATACAGCCCGGCAGGTATTCCTATGTCAATACTAACAGGGAAACTGGCTGCGAACAAGATTATTAAAGCAAAATAA